In the genome of Arthrobacter alpinus, the window GATGGCCGCCGCGGCCTGGTCCACCTCGGCCGGGCCGTAAGGGGCGTCGTCCCAGCTGCCACCCAAGCCCATGCAACCGTAGATGAGGCGGCCGGGCGCCGAGGCGTTTGTTGCTGCGGTGGGGTGTGAAGTCATGGATCCAAGCTTGCCACTCGCACCCGGAGCCGCCGGGATCCGGGCGCGGCGCGCCGCGTGCCTGCTAGTCGTGGCCGGCTTCTCGCATTTGGCGTAGTTCCTTCTTCAGGTCCCCCACCTCATCGCGCAGGCGGGCGGCCAGTTCAAAGTGCAGGTCCGCGGCCGCACCGTGCATCTGGGCCGTGAGTTCCTCGATGAGATTGATAAGTTCGGTCGCCGGGCGGGACGCTGCCGCGGTTGAGGTTTTCTTTTTTCCGCCCTTCCCGGCGCCCTCACGCTTGGACCGGGCTTCTTCGAGCAGTGCAGCAGTGTCGGCATCCTCACGGGCCAGCTGATCGGTGATGTCGGCGATCTTCTTACGCAGTGGTTGCGGGTCAATGCCGTGCTGTTTGTTGTAGCTGACCTGAATCTCCCGGCGCCGGTTCGTCTCGTCAATGGCGAACTGCATGGAGGCCGTGATGCGGTCAGCATACATGTGCACCTCACCGGAGACGTTGCGGGCGGCACGGCCTATGGTCTGGATAAGCGAGGTGGAGGATCGCAGGAAGCCTTCCTTGTCAGCGTCCAGGATACTGACAAGTGAGACCTCGGGCAGGTCAAGGCCTTCACGGAGCAGGTTGATGCCCACCAACACGTCGAAGACACCCATGCGCAATTCCCGCAGCAGTTCCACGCGGCGCAGCGTGTCAACATCGGAGTGCAGATATTCAACCTTGATGCCATTGCCAAGGAGATAGTCCGTCAAGTCCTCGGACATGCGCTTGGTCAAGGTGGTGACCAAGACGCGCTCATTCTTGGCTGTACGCTTGCGAATCTCACCCAGCAGGTCATTGATCTGATCCTGCGACGGCTTGACGATGATCTCTGGATCAATCAACCCCGTGGGACGGATGATCTGTTGCACGTAGCCATCGGACACGCCCAGCTCGTACTTGCCCGGCGTGGCAGACAGATAGACGGTCTGGCCAATCCGCTCAAGAAATTCATCCCACTTCAACGGCCGGTTGTCCATGGCCGAGGGCAGACGGAAGCCATGGTCCACCAGGGTGCGCTTGCGGGACGAGTCGCCCTCGTACATGGCACCGATCTGTGGCACCGTCACGTGGGATTCGTCAATGACCAGAAGGAAGTCATCCGGGAAGTAGTCGATGAGGCAGTGCGGGGCGCTGCCCTGTTCACGGCCGTCAATGTGCCGGGAGTAGTTCTCAATCCCGTTGCAGAAGCCCATCTGCTCCATCATTTCAAGGTCATAGGTGGTGCGCATTCGCAGCCGCTGTGCCTCGAGGAGCTTGTTCTGGCTTTCGAGTTCCTTCGTGCGCGAGGCCAGCTCGTCCTCGATCTGCTTCACTGCACGGGCCATCCGGTCCGGGCCTGCAACATAGTGCGAGGCCGGGAACACGTACATCTCGTTTTCCTCCCGGATGATCTCCCCCGTGAGCGGATGCAGCGTGTAGATGTTCTCAATCTCGTCGCCGAAGAATTCAACCCTGATGGCTTGCTCTTCATACATGGGAATGATCTCGACGGTATCACCGCGAACCCTGAAGGTGCCGCGGTGGAAATCAATGTCGTTGCGGGTGTACTGCATGCTGACAAACTTGCGCAGCAAGTCGTCGCGGTTCATCTGGTCACCGCGGGTCAGGGTCACCATCCCGGCCACGTATTCTTCTGGAGTTCCCAAGCCGTAGATACAGGAAACCGTGGCGACAACTATCACATCGCGCCGGGTCAGCAATGCGTTGGTGGCGGAGTGACGCAGCCGCTCAACTTCCTCGTTAACCGAGGAGTCCTTTTCAATGAAGGTGTCCGACTGGGGAACGTACGCTTCCGGCTGGTAGTAGTCGTAGTAGGAAACGAAGTACTCGACGGCGTTGTTGGGCATCAGTTCCCTGAATTCGTTAGCCAGCTGCGCCGCAAGAGTCTTGTTCTGCACCAGGACCAAAGTGGGTCGCTGTACCTGCTCAATGAGCCACGCAGTCGTGGCGGACTTACCCGTACCGGTGGCGCCGAGCAGCACAACGTCTTTTTCGCCGTTGTTAATGCGCTCGGTCAGCTCCTTGATCGCCGCGGGCTGATCACCGGCCGGTTTGAATTCGCTGATGACTTCAAAGGGGGCCACTACACGATTAATTTCCTGGGCAAGACTCATGAGCTTAACGCTACCCCCGATGGGGAAATTAGAACACCTGATCGAAGACGCCATGGGGACTACTACCCACCGAATATCCAGCGAGTGGAGGAA includes:
- the uvrB gene encoding excinuclease ABC subunit UvrB, with protein sequence MSLAQEINRVVAPFEVISEFKPAGDQPAAIKELTERINNGEKDVVLLGATGTGKSATTAWLIEQVQRPTLVLVQNKTLAAQLANEFRELMPNNAVEYFVSYYDYYQPEAYVPQSDTFIEKDSSVNEEVERLRHSATNALLTRRDVIVVATVSCIYGLGTPEEYVAGMVTLTRGDQMNRDDLLRKFVSMQYTRNDIDFHRGTFRVRGDTVEIIPMYEEQAIRVEFFGDEIENIYTLHPLTGEIIREENEMYVFPASHYVAGPDRMARAVKQIEDELASRTKELESQNKLLEAQRLRMRTTYDLEMMEQMGFCNGIENYSRHIDGREQGSAPHCLIDYFPDDFLLVIDESHVTVPQIGAMYEGDSSRKRTLVDHGFRLPSAMDNRPLKWDEFLERIGQTVYLSATPGKYELGVSDGYVQQIIRPTGLIDPEIIVKPSQDQINDLLGEIRKRTAKNERVLVTTLTKRMSEDLTDYLLGNGIKVEYLHSDVDTLRRVELLRELRMGVFDVLVGINLLREGLDLPEVSLVSILDADKEGFLRSSTSLIQTIGRAARNVSGEVHMYADRITASMQFAIDETNRRREIQVSYNKQHGIDPQPLRKKIADITDQLAREDADTAALLEEARSKREGAGKGGKKKTSTAAASRPATELINLIEELTAQMHGAAADLHFELAARLRDEVGDLKKELRQMREAGHD